In Arachis hypogaea cultivar Tifrunner chromosome 7, arahy.Tifrunner.gnm2.J5K5, whole genome shotgun sequence, the genomic window ATAGCTTAGGTTGCGTGTGTTCGTCGGGTATCTCAGCCGATATATGATGGTCGATATCCTCAGATGATCGAGGCTTCTCGGCTGGTTGAGCAAACAATAAAATATGACAATGGGGAAGACCACACTTTTGGAATTCAACTGTGTACACAACTGCAACAAACAAAAtgggaaaaagcaaaaaaatatgTTAGGGGGCAAGTCGACGTTGATGGGAAAATAACAAATGTGTTAGCGCGACATTGTAAAAAGTGAATGGAAAAACTCACTTCCTTTAGGCTTTCCGAATATGGACCCATCCTTTAAGTCTTTCATCAAGACATCTaacttgattttgaaaacccTTGATATGATATCTGGCCTGTCACTTGGGTTTAATGAATAGGCCGCAACGCAATCTTTAATCTCGGTCCACTCTGGGTTACATGTGATAGTAATGAAATAGCTAGGGTATCCGGCATACCTGCAAATAGCAAATGCATCTTTGCAATTGTTGTACATGTATCGGGGACCACCGACAAATGAAGACAGAAAGATAACTCATTTTCCAATTCTTGCAGCCTGTGTTTCACCCTGTATGAGACACTCGTGTAGGCCTTGCAGTTGATGGGAACAAAACTTGCTCTGGTGGAACCTGTGATATTGTAATCTTTCCGCTTCTACCATAGTGTAACTATCAACCAAGAATTGTTGGAACAAACGTCTTGACTTGAGAAGCACTTGCGACTCATGTGATCTCATTTGGATTCGAAAAGACAAGAACTCCCTCATGCTAATTGTTTCTCGCATATGTAACTGTTGCTTAGATCTTTCATCGGATATTAAGATATCACTCCGAAAACCATTTTCTCCGTACGGAAAAAGCAAGGGGTACTGTAGTGCAAGATACTGCGGATGATTAACATCAATCCGTTTCAGAAGGTTCGAATGTGTCTGAATAACAACGTCCCTCGAAAGGTTGTCGAAATCAAAGTCACCTACAATAAGAGCAGCAACTTCAGACGCTGATGGCAGATTATATCTTCTACCATCAGTATTTCTCTTCTTGATAAGACGAAGCTGTAGCAGAGTCGTTGAATCTTCAGTGAACCTTTGCCTAGCATATCGGAAGCACTTAGAAGAGAGTTGTGGGAATCAAGCATGCTGGTTAGATCCGCTACAATGCTAATGATCTATAGCTTGGTGTTGATTAGACATGCTACATtaacccaaaaataaaattaaacaacatAAATCCAGGTCATGCAAGAATCATATAATACAGACATTAAAATATCAAGATACCATAACAACCACATACTTACCCAATTGCATTAATCCGGTTCTGGACTTCATTTTCTGTATCATAAAAGTAGAGCTGAGCAAACTTGGGCTTGGTAGACTGCTGTGACAACAAACTTCCAATTGAATGGTAATTTTGGCCACTTATAACAAACATGCGAGGGGCGGAACCCTTGTTTAGTGTGTACTGAATCTTGCCAGCCATAGATGTGAACGAAAACATACTATTAAAGGCCCTGATATGTTTCTGGTAATGCAAAGCTCGTTGATCATCaccattcaacaacacccacAATAATGGTGGCGGAACCGGCAACAAAGGGAGAGTAACCTTTCCACTCATACAACAAATAGcaaataatattgtgttattggCTCCACCTTTCGCAAGGCGCTCGTTCATCCACATTTTTGCCCCACAAAAAACACAACTTTGGGTGGGTTGCCCGATTGACCAAACATCTAGGGAacattcaaaatatataaaaaaatcaagtgTCACATGAGTGTAATAATAGgtcaaaatatatataaactcACAATCATGTTCATTGAGAATGACACCTGGTTCAATAGAAGATGCATTGAAAGCTTCTGGTTGGTCATCGCTAGCCTGAGTCAAATGCAAAGGTGAAGACGGACAGAAATGCGAATAGCCAACCAGACTGCATGTTTGATAAGAAGAAGTTATCAAATATCAAAAATAAGTAGCAAAAATTTAGAGGATTGTGATTAAAGAGGAGGAAATTTAGGGAAAACACCCATGCCCAATGGTGCCTACAGGTGAGCCTCGGCAAAAAGGTGCCATGGCAAGGAGGAAAAACACCGCACCAACTTATACGGGGATATTGGTTAAGTCTTTAATTGCAGCATAATCCCCGGTTCCAGAGTTTCAAGTAAAATGGCACTTTCAGGCATTACTCACGTGGTAGGTGTTACATAACGATGTTGTTTGTCACGGAATGTTTTGACGTTGCATGGTGAGGAACCTGCAAGGAAAAAAGAGGTGTTATCCATGGAGGGAGGATGCAATACCGTGGTCTGGTGCAGATGCAAAGAAAGTAACTAAGTGTAAAAAACAAAACAGAGCAGCACTGGTGATcccaaaaataaagaataataaaaaaaagtcgtTGCTGTCAGTGTTTTAACCGTGAGATATAATACCGTTATAatagaaaaaagtaaaaaatacttattttaataataataaaaaatatataagacaGTAATGCCATTTTTAATATTATACGTCAAATATTTGTTAAGCAGGTACTGATTTAGTTCTCAGGATTGACTATGCTTGCCTAATCCTTGTTTTATGTGCGATTCCAAAAGAAACGAtgaattctaaaaataataattttaaatcagCAATAATGTTTCCAAAGTTAAGAGAAGGTCAAACGAAAAAAAACTAAATCTGAAAAAGTTAACAATATTTAGCgtgtcatacaatgattaatcaTGATAATGaccataatataatatataaattatataaaattgaatATATCATACATGGCATGTTCTCTATCCTTTATAATGACCGTATGCTTCTTTATAATATACTATTCTATCTATATAATGaccataatataatatatatctataaatctataaattatataaaattgaatATATCATACATGTCATGTTCTCCATTCTTTATAATGAGTGTATGCTTCTTTATAATAtactattctatattctatattctatatccatatttataatatactattttatatatatatatatatatatatatatatatatatatatatatatatgtagtcatgaatataaaaatataatcttaaaaataagaaaaaatattaatgatttaaggtgaactaaatttataaaataaaacattCCAAATAACAGAGAAGATAAACGATTTTAAATGAGagaaaaaattaatgatttaatatAGTTGGATAGATAAGCGTTTTTAATTCATTGGCTAATAGACGACTGAGCATATTACGTAATTTAAAATTAGCCATTTAAAATCAACACATTATTTTTAGACGACTTAATCTATTtcgattaaaattaaaattataaaattagaaatagtaattaaaatagataaatagataaatacaaatatttttaagaaatcgCTCCctcattttttaacaaatttaaataGATGAGAAGACTAAATACGGACCATCATTACCGTACTCATTAGGAAATAATATATTGGAAAAGACACCCAACGTATATTGAAAAGTCAGAGCTCACCTTGGCCTGTAGCAACAGCGACGAGATTTTTTGGGAGCAGGCCGATGTCCTGTTGGAGGGGCTCAGAAACCCCTGTGTTGGGGTTAACTGCAACAACAGGAAAGCTTAGATCAAAGTTAACAAATAATGCATAATCATACCAGCAGAGCAGCAAGGTTAAGAGCACGCAGGATTGTCAGCAGAAAATGATATGTCTCCTATCAAGCGAAAGTATGGATAACGGCGAAAAATAAAAACTGTAGCAAAAAATTGTCGTGAAGCAAGCGGAGAAGTATGCATGGCAGAACGACAAAAAAACCATTCTCGGGGCCGGATGGGCTAAGCGACACGTTGATCCGGCGCCTGTTGTGACCAAGCAATTTCATCCGTCGTTGTCGTGCGAGCCTGGCTTCGGGTTCCATGGAATCCAGGCAGGCAAACCGCCTGCCGAGGGCGAGGTTTGTCGGATAAATTTGTTTCAGCTAATCAAACTATTTgtagacatgttcaaaataggcTCCCGGCAGGCATGACAGGAAAGTCCACACGCAATGACAGAAGTCTACATAGATTTGGGGATATGGAGGAAGAACAGGATAGGTATATCATGAATAATGTCAAAGTTCGACTATGAAAGGCACATGTGTTCAATCGCTTGAATAGTCATTGACCATTAAGGAAAATAGATCACATCACAAAGGTATATATTTATTTAGGTAATGTTTATGAAGAAGATtgtcataataaaataataagaagaaaGGTAATTTTCACTTTATTGTACCCAATTATTGCCGAGAAGTATTCAACAGCATTATTCATTGGCAGTCCATAAAATTAGTCAAACATAGATTGTTTTATCTATTCTGACTATTCAAGGAGTGTTAAATGAATAGGATGCtgaagttaattttttataaaaaaaaaagaggaaaatatttttaagaCTCCTACTAACAAAAACTGTATAAAAAGAACCATGAAGTTAAAGAAAATTTGGCAAGGACCATAGAGCAGGCAAAATAAAAGGTCTGGACTATGGAGAGATGAGAGGTTAGAGCGCACTGAGATGGAGGTCGAAATTAAAGGATGCGCCGGCCCACCATAGCAATGTTGGCCCCAGCCACATGCAAAGCGTTGCCGGCGATAAATTGCGGTGGTCACGCTGGGAGGATCCTGCACCATTGCACTCACCCGTCCCAACCTGATTCCGCACTCATTACggaaccatttttatttttttgcaaccTCTATTTCCATTTCCCGGATACACGCTCATTTGatcaaaatttatcatttataATCATACCTTATGTTCCCTACTTTGtggtttttttaaaaaagtttagaaTACTAAGGAATCCAAATAAAATTTGACTTAGATTCCAATTGTAAAATATGAAGttaaataaagaaagagaaaaccaAGTTAGCTGTGAGGGGAAAATGCTTATTACAGAGTCATAGTTACACTTAATTGTAACATAAAATAAGAGTAGTGGAACATGAAATAAATTAGAGAAGTTTTTTAGACCCTGTTTTGATAtaggcaagaaaataaaagaaaagaaaacaacatGCAAAATTTGAGAattaataaataaagataaaaaggtatATTcatgaatttaatatttaaaattgagAGCTAAATTTTTATTAAGAAGCAAAgagaagattttataattttaatcgcctaataataaaacaataaagatctcgtaattatttttgttttagtgtattttatcaatataataaaaacttATAATTCTATAGATTATTAATCTAATACATATATAATGTTTAAATGTAAATCTTTATTATAACAATGTATTTAATCAATTCAGAATAAATATAaatcaataattattaattattcatCATAATAGATTTAGGGGTAATATTATAAGTACACAAACATATTGTAGAAGATAAAAGAAGTCGAGCAATGTGGTTTAGATTAATATCCAAAACGGGCATTGGAACTCATTCTTCAGGCTCAAAAGCAATAGCGTGAATTCTGCATTGTTCGGGGAGAATACGAACTCTTGATTCATGCAGAGTTCTTTGGTGCATTTGggttaatataattttttcttgttttttagtGCTTAATTACAATTTGGATGCTACACCATAAATAAGAGTTGTTTATGTTGGCATAAATAGAAGCTCAAACATCTTGTTCTAGTTAACCCATGGAAGGATGAAGACTGCGAACAATCCTCCCACGTGGAGACATACAATGTGCATAAACACTAATAGGAGTGAACAGAAAGAGTTGGTGAGGGAAAAAGACATAATGCATAACATGTTAAACACACCAATAAGATTTTGATTACCAAGCAAAGTAGTGACATGAAACATGAATGGCATTACAAATCCTAATGGAAGCATAAAAACAACAACCGATAAACCAAAGGAAGCGACAAAGCGCGGCAGAAATCATGGGACAAGGCGAGAAACCCTGCCGAGAGCTGCCATTATATATAACACCATGATCGACCAAAGTAAATCACAATGATGACAATGTCACAATGGATCAACATGTCAACGTCTAAGTCACATTGCTAGTGTGAGGGTGGAAAAAAAATTGGAATGCATCAGTTACAACGTAAATTAAGTTGTTATCATGTTGATATAACGAAAGAGTCAGAGCAGTTTATTAAACTCTAAGCAGCTGGGATTTTGCTAAGCAGCTGGGGTTTTGCTGTTTTTATTTTAGACTCTCTGGTATGGAAGGATGAGGGCCTCATATGTCCCCTGCATCAGGGTTGGTGACATTCCCTAGGACGCAGCTCTCAAAGGCAGGGAGGAGACTCTTGGAGGCAGAGGGTGTGGCACGGGATGAGAAGTCGCCGCCGGATCTAATGCAAACCCGCTTAACAGGAGTATGTGTAACCACGTGGGCAGCCCCGTGACCAGAAACTGCATCAGAATTGGGACTCGGAGTGGTGGTGGATCCACGGACGCCGAGTATGCTCTCAGACCCAACCAAGTCACTGCTTCGAACAACCGCAGCCGTGGTCAATTTCTGCAGTGCATCCTGGAACATATGATATTGTGATTGTAAAGTGTTAAGGAATACAAAAAGCAACAACATTTGAATAAGCAATGGTAATTGAAAGTCCTCTGTGGAGCACTCAACGACACACACCAATTTAATGTTCTTTTCTAAAGCAAGTGAGGAGATAATGTCTGGGTCAGAACATATCCTTGAAACGGTAATCACGCATGGCTGAAATTTATTTAAGCTATCATGCCTAACAGTAAGCTTGAACAGAAGTGTCCTCCCAATCAGTGTATTAAGCTCATCTGGGAAATGGTCTCTTCCATATCCCTGGTTGTTGAACAGTAAAAGCCAGTAAGTTGGCAACTTAAAATATCACAAAATATCATAGCAAGAGCAAACGAAGTAAGAATAAATAACCCTAGCAAGCAGTCTGGTGCGGATCTCAGCGGCAGTTAGACCTAAGAACTTTGACGCACAATTCTCAAATAGAACAAAAGTTGCGGTATCTGACTCATCACCAACACGAACCTGAATGCAGAACCTTTATCCGCATATACAGAGCAACAACAAAAAAAGAGGGGGCATGTTAATGCACCAGCAAATAGTCAGTCCATATTCAACAACAAACACGTAAGTGCAACCGGGCTGTTAGATGGAACAAACCCCAAATTTAAGAAACGCATCCAACCGACAAGAAAAAGAAAGGCTAATGTATGTGAGTTTAATGAATTAACACAAGAATAAACCAACCCCACATAAGGGGATACAAACCTGGGGGCAAAAACTGTAGAGTAAACATCGCACTTTGCACAATAAAATTGGTCAGTAAGTGCCTCCAGTCCTTGTGTGCATTGCCTGCAAGCCTTGTACCACCATGCATGATCCCTGTCAATGTCGATTACCGTTCCACATGTGACGAAGGTTGATTTCTGGGAGCAGAAAATAGTCACAATGAAATGAGCTGTGTATCACACTAAAAAAAGGAGTCATGCATTTAATTGTTTCATGATGGTAACCAGAATGAATGTATTTAAGTTGGTGTCGCAAAAAAGCCATCGAGTTCAAAGCACCCAATGAACACACCTCAAGAGTTTCCTTTATTTGATGTATGGTAGCATAAGGGGTAAGGCTGAGAAAATCTTCAGATGGAGAATGCCTCACAACCCGGCCAATAACTTCAACGCTGGTGCTGTGCTTGCTACCAAGTCAAATCAGCCTAGCATCAATCAAATTAACAACATTACCATGTCACAAACAATACAGGAACAGTAAAAGTTGATTGGAAAACAAAAAAGGTGGGGAACAAATAAATAAAGGCTTTGTTAAAGAAACGAACTTTTGACAGAATTTCTTAACCACTTCAAGATTAGCATTAACCGTGAGCCTTGTGGTGTAGTTTGTGTTGGTTATAGTCATAACacctgaaaataaaatgaaatctgATTAGATAAATAGATGGTTTGATATAAAGAGGTTCATATATAGTGGGGCACTGTTAAATATACCATTGTAGAACTTCATCTTGGCAAATTGGAGCACAATTATAAATTCAGTGGCCTTGTTCGCATCAAGAAGAGTTATCAATTCAGAGGCATAATTTTCCCACAAGGTGCATGAAAGCTTCTCACTGCCACTTTTGGGTGCACACGCATTTTTTTATCGGGTTTTACATAGCACAATGATGATCATTAGATAACACAATTTGAGGAAAGTTTCAAATGCAACGTGGGCAAGGTATATAAGTGTCTATGCATAATGAGATGAAAATACTTACCTCAGATCATCAAGCTCGATTTTCATGTAATGTGACTTCCGATTCCTATATTCAAAAGGAATCAACTCACTCTTTGCGGACAATAGACCAACAAAATCTGCTCCAGGAGTAAGCAGACAGTTAGCAAGGGCAAAAAGATGTTATGCTAGGTAAATGACGTAGATGTGAGTGGCACAATGACAACATCAAAGTGCATACCAATAAGATATAAGTCATCCTTAACGGATGATAAGATTTCCTTGGTTGCCACGAAATCAAATGACTCAATTGGAATATCCATGTCATCAGCACCAGACACCAATGTGTCCCTCTTAAATATGATCCGCATGCTAAGCTTGGTGGGTCTGTATTTCTGTGTGTTTGAGTCCATTGCGAAGTTGCCCACAACAAACACCTTTCCCTCCTCAAGGATAGGTTCAAAAAGCCGGTAATGGACAGACCGGATGAAACAATGGATCTGAGTTCCCTGACAACGGtgcaattaaaaaataatgagatCAATGATATCAGGGAGATGAGAAACTTCTGAAAGGAATACCATACATAACTCAACAAAAGGCAGGAACCTTggggcacgaaattgtgatcaatacttttcacaactcaaataatccccggtgatgaatccaaaaacttggtgttcaataccatggcataaacacaacttcgcacaattaaccagcaagtgtactgggtcgtccaagtaataaaccttacgcgagtaagggtcgatcccacagagattgttggtatgaagcaagctatggtcaccttgtaaatcttagtcaggcaaactcaaatggatatgaatgatgaataaaacataaagataaagatagagatacttatgtaattcattggtgggaatttcagataagcgtatgaagatgcttggtcccttccgtctctctgctttcctactgtcttcatccaatccttcttactcctttccatggcaagctgtatgcaaaggtttcaccgttgtcagtggctacctcccatcctctcagtggaaatgttcaacgcaccctgtcacggcacggctatccagctgtcggttcttgatcatgtcggaatagaatccagtgattcttttgcgtctgtcactaacgccccacaatcgcgagtttgaagctcgtcacagtcattcaatcattgaatcctactcagaataccacagacaaggtttagaccttccggattctcttgaatgccgccattagttctagcttataccacgaagattccggttaaagaacccaagagatatccacccaatctaaggtagaacggaggtggttgtcaggcacacgttcataggtgagaatgatgatgagtgtcatggatcatcacattcatcaagttgaagaacaagtgatatcttagaacaagaacaagtggaattgaatagaagaacaatagtaattggattaatactcgaggtacagcagagctccacaccttaatctatggtgtgtagaaactccaccgttgaaaatacataagaataaggtctaggcatggccgtgaggccagcctccaaacatgatcaaaagatctaaagtgatcaaaagatgatcaaaggatccaaagatgaaaatacaatagtaaaaggtcctacttatagagaactagtagcctagggtttacaaagatgagtaaatgacataaaaatccacttccgggcccacttggtgtgtgcttgcgctgagcattgaagcattttcgtgtagagacttctcttggagttaaacgccagcttttgtgccagtttgggcgtttaactcccactttggtgccagttccgatgtttaacgctgggaattctgaaggtgactttgaacgccggtttgggccatcaaatattgggcaaagtatggactatcatatattgctggaaagcccaggatgtctacttcccaacgccattgagagcgcgccaattgggtttctttagctccagaaaatccacttcgagtgcagggtggtcagaatccaacaacatctgcagtcctttttagtctctgaatcagatttttgctcaggtccctcaatttcagccagaaaatacctgaaatcacagaaaaaaacacaaactcatagtaaagtccagaaaagtgaattttaactaaaaactaataaaaatatactaaaaactaactagatcatactgaaaacatactaaaaacaatgccaaaaagcgtacaaattatccgctcatcacaacaccaaacttaaattgttgcttgtcctcaagcaactgaaaatcaaataagataaaaagaagagaatatgcaatgaattccaaaaacatctatgaagatcagtattaattagatgagcgggacttttagctttttgcctctgaacagttttggcatctcactctatcctttgaaattcagaatgattggcttctttaggaactcagaatccagatagtgtcattgattctcctagttaagtatgatgattcttgaacacagctacttattgagtcttggccgtggcccaaagcactctgccttccagtattaccaccagatacatacatgccacagacacataattgggtgaaccttttcagattgtgactcagctttgctagagtccccaattagaggtgtccagggttcttaagcacactctttttgccttggatcacaactttatttctttctttttctttctttttctctttctttttctctttctttttctttcttttttttttttttgaattcactgctttttcttgcttcaagaatcatttttatgatttttcagatcctcagtaacatgtctcctttttcatcattctttcaagagccatcattcatgaaccacaaattcaaaagacatatgcactatttaagcatacattcagaaaacaaaagtattgccaccacatcaaaataattaaactgttataaaattcaaaattcatgcaattcttctctttttcaattaagaacatttttcattcaagagaggtgatggattcataggacattcataactttaaggcatagatactaagacactaatgatcataagacacaa contains:
- the LOC140174416 gene encoding uncharacterized protein translates to MYNNCKDAFAICRYAGYPSYFITITCNPEWTEIKDCVAAYSLNPSDRPDIISRVFKIKLDVLMKDLKDGSIFGKPKGIVYTVEFQKCGLPHCHILLFAQPAEKPRSSEDIDHHISAEIPDEHTQPKLYSLV